AGCTCGGCGAAGGCCGCGTCGTTGGCCCGCTCGCGGCGGAACGCCTGCACCGGCCTGATGCCGTTCAGCGTCTCGGAGAACTTCACGATGACCGCGGCGATCGCCGTCGACCGCCTGCTGAATCGTTCCGCCGAGCGCCGCCGGTAGTTGCGCACCAGCAGGTACAGCGGGACGAACGACAGCAGCGCCGCGCCGCCGAGCCCGATGTCCAGGTAGAGCAGCAGCCCGCCGATGTACGCCAGCGACACCAGGATGACCAGCATCTCCTGGAGCCCCTCGTCCAGCAGCTCGCGCAGCGACTGCACGTCGCTCGTCGAGCGCGAGATCAGCCGGCCCGAGGTGTAGCGGTCGTGGAAGTCCAGGCTGAGGGCCTGCGCGTGGCGGTAGATCCGGCCGCGCAGGTCGAGCAGGATGCCCTGGTTCACGCGGGCGGAGACGCGGATGAACGTGTAGTTGAGCAGCCCGGCGCCCAGCGCGCACACCAGGTAGGCCACGGCGACCGCGATGAGCGGCCCGTTGTCGTCCTCGCGCACGGCGGGCACGCCGTTGTCGATCGCGTAGGCCACGAGCAGCGGCACGGCCTGCACCGCCGCCTGCTGGGCCAGCAGCAGGAAGGCGGCCAGCACGATGCGCGCCCGGTGCGGGCGGATCAGCGAGCCGAGCAGGCGGCGGGAGGCGCCGGGCGGCGCGGGCAGGGTGTCCTGGCCGAACGGGTCGGGCGCGGGCTCGGGGACGCCGGCCGGCTGCCCGGTGGCCTTGGGGGGAACGGTCGTGGTCATCGCACGGACACCTCGGGGTGCTCGCCGGTCATCAGGTGCCGGTACTCGGGACTGGTGCGCAGCAGCTCGGCGTGGGTGCCGACGGCGGCGATCCGGCCCCGGGACAGCAGCGCGACCCGGTCGGCGAGCTGCACGGTCGAGGGCCGGTGGGCGACGACGAGCGCGGTGGTCTCCGCGAGCACCTCGCGCAACGCGGCCTCGACGCGGGCCTCGGTGTGCACGTCGAGCGCGGAGAGCGGGTCGTCGAGCACGAGGAACGGGGGGCGGCCCACGACCGCGCGGGCCAGCGCGAGCCGCTGCCGCTGCCCCCCGGACAGGCTCAGGCCCTGCTCGCCGACCTCGGTCCCCGCGCCCTCGGGCAGCGCGGCGACGAATCCGTCGGCCTGGCCGATGCGCAGCGCGCGCTCCAGGTCGCGTTCGTCCGCGCCGTCGGCGCCCATCAGCACGTTCTCCCTGACGGTCGCGGAGAACAGCGTCGGCTCCTCGAACGCCACCGCGACCCGCCCGCGCACCTCCGCGCGCGTCATGGCGGCGATGTCCTGGCCGTCGAGCGTGATGCGCCCGGAGGTCACCTCGTGCAGGCGCGGCACCAGGCCGATGAGGGTGGTCTTGCCGCTGCCCGTGCCGCCGACCAGCGCGACGGTCTCGCCCGGCCGCACGTGCAGGTTCACCCCGTTCAGCACGGGCTCGCCGTCCGGCGGGCTGTCGGGGAAGCGGAAGGTGACGTTCTCGAAGCGGAGGCCGTCCGCCGCGCCGTTCGCCCGCGCCGCCGGGGCGGCGGGGCGCGGCGCGGCCGGAGCCGGGTCGCGCGGCGCGGCCTCCGGGGGTATCCGCGCGTCCATGACATCGAAGAACCGGTCGGTCGCGGTGGCCGCCTCGTTGCACAGGGCCAGCAGGAAGCCGATGGACTCCACCGGCCAGCGCAGCGCCATGGCGGTGGTCATGAACGCCACCAGCGTGCCCGCCGTCAGGTCGCCGTCGGCCACCTGCGTGACGCCGAGCACCAGGGCCGCGCCGAGGAAGATCTCCGGCAGGGACAGGATGACCAGCCAGATCGCGGCCAGCAGCCGCGCCTTGGCCAGCTCGGTGCCCATCAGCCGGCCGGACAGCGCGTGGAAGGCGCGGGCCTGGCTGCGGTGCCGGCCGAAGCCCTTGATGATGCGGATGCCGAGGATCGACTCCTCGATCACGGTGGTGAGGTCGCCCATCTGGTCCTGCGCCCGGCGCGCGACGACGGAGAACCGCATCTCGAACAGGATGCACAACCAGATGAGCGGCGGCACGGGGATGAGGAGCAGCAGGCCGAGCTGCCAGCCCTGGGCCATGAGGATGCCGAAGCCGATGAGGATCGTGGCGGTGTTGACGATGAGGAACGTCAGGCCG
Above is a genomic segment from Streptomyces marincola containing:
- a CDS encoding ABC transporter ATP-binding protein, with the protein product MSATAEAPASPARKRSVVRSLLRLWPYVRPVRVRVFSAAVVAIVAASMALIMPLVLKWIVDGPVADGDTGGVWLGGAVLLGVGVAEALLFGLRRWLVARPLAGVEASMRSALYRHVQRLPVSFHDRWATGQLLSRGTGDLQLLRMFLAFGLTFLIVNTATILIGFGILMAQGWQLGLLLLIPVPPLIWLCILFEMRFSVVARRAQDQMGDLTTVIEESILGIRIIKGFGRHRSQARAFHALSGRLMGTELAKARLLAAIWLVILSLPEIFLGAALVLGVTQVADGDLTAGTLVAFMTTAMALRWPVESIGFLLALCNEAATATDRFFDVMDARIPPEAAPRDPAPAAPRPAAPAARANGAADGLRFENVTFRFPDSPPDGEPVLNGVNLHVRPGETVALVGGTGSGKTTLIGLVPRLHEVTSGRITLDGQDIAAMTRAEVRGRVAVAFEEPTLFSATVRENVLMGADGADERDLERALRIGQADGFVAALPEGAGTEVGEQGLSLSGGQRQRLALARAVVGRPPFLVLDDPLSALDVHTEARVEAALREVLAETTALVVAHRPSTVQLADRVALLSRGRIAAVGTHAELLRTSPEYRHLMTGEHPEVSVR